The Verrucomicrobium spinosum DSM 4136 = JCM 18804 DNA segment GGGGCCAAGTGTGTGCTCGCGCTGAAATGTTTCTCAAGCTGGTGCGCCTTCGACTTCATGCGCCAGTATCTCGTCGGCACCACCAGCAGCAGCCTTTGGGAGACGCGGCTGGGCCACGAGAAGTTCGGGGGGGAGACACACGGCTACTCGGTCGCCTACGCGGACGACGAGATCGCGGAAGTCGCGGGATATTGCGACAAGATCATCTTCAACTCGCTCGGCCAACTCAATCGCCTGGGCCACCATGCTGCAGGAATCTCAATGGGCTTGCGCCTCAATCCGGGCATTGGCCATTCTTGCTCCGAACTGAGCAATCCCGTCTGCCAGTATTCCCGGCTTGGCGTGCGCGCTGAGGAGCTGCCAGAGGACATCGGCTCGCGCATTCAGGGGGCGATGATTCACGTCAATTGTGACAACGACGACCTGGCCAGCTTCTGCTCGCAGCTTGATGTCATCGAGGAGCGCTTCGGCAAGCTCCTGCCCCACCTTCAGTGGTTGAGCTTCGGTGGAGGAATCGCGTTCACTGACGAAGCCTATCCGATTGACGACTTCTGCCGCCGCCTTCGTGAATTCTCCCAGCGTCATTCCCTGGAAATTTACCTAGAACCCGGTGAGGCCGCTGTCACCCACTCGACCAGCCTGGTGGTCAAGGTGCTCGACGTCGTCGAAAACGAGGTGCCCACCCTCGTCGTCGATGCAGGGGTGGAGACGCACCTGCTCGACGTGCTGACCTATGGATACACGCCGGAAGTCGATGGTGCTGAACCCCTGGCCAGGGACGCGAAGGACCTGGGCGGACGCGCCGGACACGTCTATCGTATTTGCGGGCGCACCTGCCTCGCCGGCGACCACTTCGGCAACTACGTTTTCCCCCGTCCCGTCGCCCTCGGCGACGAGCTCCGTTTCCCCAATGTGGGGGGTTACTCGATGGTGAAGAAGAACTACTTCAATGGCATCCGCATGCCGGCCATCTACCACCGGAACCTCTCCGGCGAACTCCGCCTCGTCCAACAGC contains these protein-coding regions:
- a CDS encoding carboxynorspermidine decarboxylase yields the protein MRLSTPYYLIDEARMLPAMERIRLVQERSGAKCVLALKCFSSWCAFDFMRQYLVGTTSSSLWETRLGHEKFGGETHGYSVAYADDEIAEVAGYCDKIIFNSLGQLNRLGHHAAGISMGLRLNPGIGHSCSELSNPVCQYSRLGVRAEELPEDIGSRIQGAMIHVNCDNDDLASFCSQLDVIEERFGKLLPHLQWLSFGGGIAFTDEAYPIDDFCRRLREFSQRHSLEIYLEPGEAAVTHSTSLVVKVLDVVENEVPTLVVDAGVETHLLDVLTYGYTPEVDGAEPLARDAKDLGGRAGHVYRICGRTCLAGDHFGNYVFPRPVALGDELRFPNVGGYSMVKKNYFNGIRMPAIYHRNLSGELRLVQQPTYEDFREALTNTHLV